AGTTAGTGATGACAGCCCCATTTTGCATGTGCAGGGTTTTGGCGGCTTTCGGAAAAAAGAAGCGAAAATCAAGGTTGAGGAGCTGAAGGTCTATCCGGGGGAATGGGTTGTCATCAACGGCGAAAATGGAGCGGGCAAGAGTACGTTATTACATGCATTGATGCAATTTATTCACACGACAGGAGAGTATGAAATAGCAGGAACACCAATCAAAAAGGTGAAAAACCTAACCGATTTCATGACCTTCGTGTTTCAAAATCCTGAATTCCAGTTCGTTGCACATTCTGTATACGAAGAAATCGCCTACAGTTTGCGAATCAACAAAAAACATCCGCAAGAAATAGATGAAGTAGTCCGTGAACTCCTTGAAGTATTTCATTTGGAAACACATCACGCTAAAAATCCGTTTCAATTATCAATGGGTCAAAAACGTCGCTTGAGTGTGGCTGCCTCAATCGTGACCGACAAACAAATCATTCTTTTGGATGAGCCTACCTTTGGCCAAGATTCGAAAAATACCTTTGCGTTACTGGAATGGTTCGAGGAATATCGCCGCCATGGGGGGACGGTTATCATGGTGACCCATGACGATCATATTTCCGATCACTTCGCAACGAGGATCTGGACGGTGGAAGATGGTCGCGTAATTAGTGATGAAAAAGTCATCCAGCAGCACCGATTACCGGAGCCTGAAGCATATATATTTTAGAAGGAGTGGCATGCAGGTGAATTTTGCAGGTGCAGAAACATGGCTTCATAAGGTTAATCCAAGCTTGAAGCTATGCATTTTGATTGCGTTATGCTTCGTGGCATTATTCATCCATGATTCCAATTACATGATGAATGTGACCATTGGTGTTTTACTATTGCTCTTGTGTTTTTCAGGTCATTCGATAAAACGTATGTTACTTTTGTTCATCCCTTTTTGCTTCATATTCATTTCCACTTCTTCGGCGATGATTTTCTTTGGCAAAGGTGAGACACTCTGGTTTGAGTGGGGCTTGATATCGATCACGGAAGAAAGCTTCATGAGGGGGGTACTGGTCGGCTTTCGGGCGCTGCTTTTTGCGGCTCTGGGATTGACTTTTTCCTTGACGACGAGACCCGTGAAC
This genomic stretch from Peribacillus muralis harbors:
- a CDS encoding energy-coupling factor transporter transmembrane component T family protein, whose amino-acid sequence is MQVNFAGAETWLHKVNPSLKLCILIALCFVALFIHDSNYMMNVTIGVLLLLLCFSGHSIKRMLLLFIPFCFIFISTSSAMIFFGKGETLWFEWGLISITEESFMRGVLVGFRALLFAALGLTFSLTTRPVNLFYSLMQQIKLKPKYAYSFMAALRLIPIMMEEFQMIRNAMKVRGFERGTGIKAIYFKMKAYSIPLLSGSIRRAHRIAVAMEAKRFTDTRERTYYYEYGFSKKDQGFILYFTLVLLAGFYLAAHFPILPR